The genomic DNA GTCGTAATGAGTTTTTAGCTCAAATCAAAATTATCCAGCAATTATTTCCTGAACAAATACAGGTTAATTCGGATTCTATTAAGTTACTACAACCTATTGCGTTATTTACACAGGACGATTTTCGTGAGTTTAATCAAACGCATCGATTACAAGTGGAAGTGGTTGATACTTGTTTATCTACTAATAATTTGTTGATTAATCGAGTAAGAAATAATTCAAAAATAGTGAATTATCAAACTATTGTAGCTAATGAACAATTAGAAGGAAGAGGTAGGCAAGGACATCATTGGAAAAGTAGTATTGGTAATAGTTTAATTTTAAGTTTGGCCTGGCCAGTTTCCTTTTTACAAGATGTACAAACGATACCATTGGTTATAGCAGTTGCTATCGGTCGAGCATTACAATCTTTTAATATTAAAGCTCAGATTAAATGGCCTAATGATATTGTGATCGGTTATCAAAAATTAGCTGGCATTTTGGTTGAAAGTATTAAATATCAAACAAATAAAATTCTCATTATAGGTATAGGAATGAATTTTAATTCAATCGATACTGATGGTGATGATTATATTTCTGTATTGCAATTGAATCCCTATGTTAATCCAATACAGTTATTAACTATATTACTTGATGAGGTTGAAAGAGCTTTGGTAGTTTATTTAGAAAATGGATTTAAAAGCTTCCAAAATGAGTTTAATCAATGGCATAGAGATATTGGTAAAATAGTAAGAATAACATTTAAAAAAGAGATTATTTTAGAGGGCATAGTGCAAGAGGTTGCTAGTGATGGTACATTAACGATTGTCGACTTAAAGAATCAAAGACACCAAGTGGCCACTTCTGATTTTTCCTTACAGGTGTTGAATACTTAGAGACTAGCAAGGGCGATAGACTTTGCAGTACAATTGTCATTTAATTGAAACGGTCGAATTATTTTACATAATTTTGAACCAAGGGTATTTTATGAATCCAAAGATAAAAGTAAGTATAGTAGGTGCTACAGGATATACAGGTGTTGAATTATTGAGATTACTAGCCAATCATCCACAGGTAGAAGTTGTTAATGTAACCAGCCGTCAAGATGAAGGTTGTTTGATCTCAGAAATATTTCCGAGTCTACGTCCTTTTTATGGCTTAAGGTTTACTAATCCTAATGATGATGAATTAGGTCAATCAGATGTAGTGTTTTTTGCAACCCCTCATACAGTAGCTATGAGTCAAGTAGCTAAATTGTTGCAAAGGGGTACAAGAGTTATTGATTTATCTGCTGATTTTAGATTAAAAGATATTGCTATTTGGGAAGAATGGTACAAGGTTAAACATCAAGCAACAGCATATGTGGATCGGGCAATTTATGGACTGGTGGAACTAAATCGTGAAAAAATTAAAACTGCTCAATTAGTGGCCGTACCAGGTTGTTACGTAACTTGTGTCACATTGGGGTTATTACCAGTATTAGAACATGCTTTATTAGATCAAGAGGCTAATATTATTGCTGATTGTAAATCAGGTGTTTCTGGCGCGGGTAAGTCAGCAAAAATATCGAATTTATTCTGTGAAGCAAGCGATAGTATGAAGGCTTATGCATTACAAGGTCATCGTCATTATCCTGAAATTCAACAGAATATTGCTTTATTTGATCGAGATATTGCCAAAAAATTAATCTTTGTCCCTCATTTAATTCCTATGATAAGAGGCATGCAAGCAACAATTTATATTAAGTTAAGAGATAATTCAATTGATTTACATGAAGTATTCAAAGATTATTATAAAAATGAAAAATTTATAGAAGTTTTACCACAAGGATCTGTCCCAGAAACTCGCAATGTTCGAGGTTCTAATATTTGCCAGCTCGCAGTGTATAGAATGTACCAAAGTGATTGTTATGCCATACTATCTACCATTGATAATTTAATGAAAGGTGCTTCAGGTCAAGCGGTACAAAATATGAATGTTATGTTTGGATTAAAAGAATCATTAGGTTTAAATCTGGTACCTTTAGTACCCTAAATTTGGAGAAGATGATATGAACAAATTAATGAGTATATCAAGTGTATTGGGTGTAATAGCTTTATCTTTATCAGCATGTGTTAGTGTTGGTAATGGTCAAACTAGAATGCATAAATCAGCCTTATATGGCTTAACGAGTGCAACAACCTGTGCAATAATTGGTGCTACAAGTGCTCCTGATGGGAAAAGTAATCAGTACGCTACTAATGCAGGGGTATTCTGTGGTGTTATTGGAGCCATTGCAGGATCGGTTGCTGAAAATAATGCATCACGTTTACAAGAAGATATTAGAGTATTAGATTCAAAGATTACTGTTACATTTGGTTCCAATAATAGTTATGTATTAGTAAGTATGCCAGAATATTTAGTTATGTCTGATAGTATCACATTGAATTCTAACATCTATCCCGTACTACAACGTGTAGGTAAATATTTGCAAGATAATCCTATGATACAGCCTGAAATTTATGGCTACGTAAATACAGCAGCAGATCAATCTCAAAATTTGTTAATTGCTCGTCAAGAAGCCCAGTCAGTAGCTAATTATCTTAGAAATTATACAACTAATGTTAAGCCTCCTATTGTTTATCCTAAAGGATCTAACGATAATGCACAACAACATGGCAACCGTGTAGAAATCTTGCTGAAAAAATAGATAGTTGATATAGTCATAAATTGATAATTATTGAAAAATTGATAAAAAAGCTTAAAATGGTTATGCAGATACGTTTGTAAAGGGAGGACGAAATGAATGAAGAATTTGAAACTTCTTCTACAACAGTAGAAGAACCTATCGTTTTCACAGAAAACTGTTGTGTTAAGGTACAGGACTTGATTGCGGAAGAAAATAATCCCGATTTAAAACTAAGAGTCTTTGTACATGGCGGTGGTTGTTCAGGGTTTCAGTATGGATTTACTTTTGATGAGATTGTTAATGAAGATGATTTTCAAGTTGAAAAAGCAGGATTGACTTTTTTAATCGACCCAATGAGCTATCAATATTTATTGGGTGCTGAGATTGATTATAAAGAAAGTTTACATGGTTCTCAGTTTGTGATTCGTAATCCTAATGCAGTAACAACATGTGGATGTGGTTCGTCATTTTCTGTCTGAGCAACTGTTTTAAATTAATTAAAAGTAACGCTCCCTTCTTGTCTTAGAAGGGCTTGCTTTTTATTGTATAGTTAGGATTACTTAATTTTTAGTAGAATGCATTTGGTAATTTATAAAAATTCTGTATTCAAATTTCAAAAGGCATTTAGATTTAAAACCTAAGAGTAAAAAATAAAAAAATATTTCATATTTTAGCTATAAGTAATACCACGTTACCATAGATAAAAATATTTTCATGGTATTTTATCCAAGACAACATAACAAGATTATATTTAAGATATTATTTTTTTACATAGTAATAAATTAATTATTAATGACTTAGATTTTAGTTTAAAATTTTACCTAGACTAGGGTTATGCTACTTATTTATGATTATTGAGTCCAAGTAATATAATTTTATACAGGTACTCAAAGCTTTTTATTGGGTTTTATCAATAATTTTCAATGAGGATTCAATTATGCTTGATAGCTTATTGGAAAATGGTTTAGTAATCGAATTGATAACAGATAATTCTGAATTAATTAATTTACTAATTTTAAAGTCTCTTATCTAGTTAGTATAGTTGATATAGTTAAAAAGAGATTTTTCTTGTATCTAAACTGTTTATTAAATATACTTTCAAATCATATAAATATTAATAAAACTAAGCCTACAATTATTATTTGCCATGGGAAAAAAGACTTCATAATTTATTATCAATATTCTGTAAAATTAAGGAGACTATTTAAACAAGGTGATGAGCTTAGTTTGATCGATTTTTTTAGTTTAACTATTTGAATAAAATAATATTTTTATTATTAATTAGTATACTTAGTGAGAATTTAAATAAAAATGATAACCATTAAAGAATTTGAACAAAAAAAACAAGAAGGTTATACACATATCCCTTTAGTCTGCGAGCTGTTAGCGGATTTAGATACACCTTTATCTGTCTATTTAAAATTAGCTAATCAGCCTTTTAGTTATTTACTAGAATCAGCGGTGCATGTAGAAAGATTTGGTCGATATTCTTTTATTGGATTACCTTGTGATAGCTACATTAAGGTTCATGATTACACTATCGATATCTATGAGAAACATAATATCATTGAAACATACCAAGCAAACCCATTAGATTTTATCGATGAGTATTTTAAACGTTTTAAGACACCTGAAATTGAAGGCCTTGATCGCTTTAAAGGTGGGCTGGTGGGCTATTTTAGCTATGAGATTAATCAATATTTTGAAAAAAAGTTGAGTAATAATCCTTTACCTAAATTGATCGATATTCCTGATATATTTTTATTGATTTCCAAAGAAATCGCTATAGTTGATAATTTTTTGGGGAAAATTTATTTAATTGTATATGTGGATGTGAATGAAACAAATGCTTATTTTAAGGGAAGAGAACGATTAGAAGAGTTAAGAGCTAAATTACGTCAAAATGTTGTTTTACCCTTATCATTAGGATGTCCAGGTTCTGAGATACAATATGAGATGACAGAAGAAGAATATCAAAACTGTATAGATGTTATTCAAAATTATATTTATGCAGGAGATTGTATGCAGGTTGTTCCTTCGAGAAGAATTTATTTAGATTATAAAGATACAGCTATTAGTCTATATCGTTCTTTACGTACTTTGAATCCTTCACCATTCTTGATTTATTATAATTTTGACGATTTTAATATTGTAGGTTCATCTCCTGAGTTATTAGTAAGAAAATCAAATAATACAGCTACGGTTCGACCTCTAGCGGGTACTCGAAAAAGGGGCAGAACGCTAGAAGAAGATTTAAAAAATGAAGAAGATCTTCTGTCCGATGAGAAAGAAATTGCCGAACATGTTATGTTAATTGATTTAGGACGTAATGACCTAGGTAAGATTAGTACAACAGGAAGTGTTAAAGTAACTGAAAAAATGGTTATTGAACGATACTCACATGTAATGCATATAGTATCCAATGTAGAAGGAGAATGTCGAGATGATATTTCTTTAATGCAAATATTAGCTGCAACCTTTCCAGCTGGCACTTTATCAGGTACTCCCAAAATTAGAGCTATGGAAATTATTCAAGAATTAGAACCTTCCAAGCGAGGAGTTTATGGTGGCGCCTTGGGCTATATCAGTTTTTCCGGTGATATGGATTTGGCTATTGGGATTCGTACAGCTGTGATAAAAAATGAAAAAGTTTATATTCAAGTAGGCGCAGGAATTGTTGCCGATTCAGATCGAGAAATGGAATTACAAGAGACGCAAAACAAGTCAATGGCGTTATTAAAAGCAGTACAAATGGTACAACAAGGGTTAGATAAATAAGGAAATATATCTGCCAACCACTAGTATCAAGAATGTAAATATTGATATATTTTAGTTGCGATGGTTTTACTAATACCCTCAACTTTGGTTAATTCTTCTATACTTGCATTTTCGATCTCACGTAATCCTCCAAATCGGATTAATAACGCTTTTTTCCTTTTAGAACCAATTAAAGGAATTTTATCCAGTCTAGATTTTTGTCTATTTTTGTCTCGTTTATGCCGATGCCCTGTAATGGCAAATCTGTGGGCTTCATCTCTAATATTCTGAATTAAATGTAGGGCTGGGTTATCAGGATTAAGATGAATGACTCGATTAATTTCGGGAATAATTAATTCTTCCATACCTGCTTTCCTCTCAGCACCTTTGGCAACACCAATTAATGGAATATTCAGGCTTAATTTATCCCATACTTCTAATGCAGTACTGATTTGTCCTTTTCCACCATCAATTAAAACTAAATCAGGTAATACCTTTTTATCATTTTGGGAATGATCATTTTGATAATGTCTAATTAATACTTCGTACATAGCCAAGTAATCATCACCTTGAGTATCAGTTTTAATATTATAGCGACGGTATTGTGAAGGTTGCATAGCATGATCTTGATAGACAACACATGAAGCAATAGTTGCTTCTCCCAAAGTATGACTAATATCAAAACATTCTATTCTATTTAATCTCTCTATATTTAATAAATCTTTTAGAATCTCCACCCTGTGTTTTTGATTACCAGTTGTCATTTGTTTTTGTCTTATAGCTAGCATGGCATTGTCTTCTGCCATAGCCAGCCATTTTTTTCTTTCTCCTATAACTTTTTGAGAAAATTTAATTTTTTTATGATGTTCTTGGTTTAAAGCATCTTGTAGTATTTTAGAAACTGGGAAATTAGTAATAATATGATCTGGTTTGTCTTTGCCTAGATAGTGTTGAGCTAAAAAATTTTCAGTGTATCTTTGCATCGGTTCACTAATGAGTTTTGTACAATCTAGTATAAAGCTTTTGTCACCAATATATTGTCCATTCCTAATACTAATCCACTGAATACAAATAAAATTTTCTACAGAAATACAAGCTAAAAGATCTAAATCTAATTCATGATTTTGCTGACTATTAATAAACTGGTTATTTTGAATTTTATTCAAAGAAAAAATTTGATCCCTATATTTTGCCGCGCTTTCAAAATCTAGCTTTTGAGCACAAAGATTCATTTTTTCTTCCAGAATTTGAATCAGAGTATCAGTTTTACCATTTAAAAACATAACTGCTTCATTTACAGTCTGTTGATAATTCTTTTGTGAAATTTCATTTGTACAAGGAGCTGAACAACGTTTTATTTGAAATAGAAGACAGGGACGAGAACGATGATTAAATGTGGTATTGTCACATGTACGTAACTTAAATACTTTTTGGATAATATGGATACTTTCTCTGATGCATTGGCTATTAGGATAGGGGCCAAAATATTGATGTGGTTTTTGTGGGTTACCTCTAAAATAAGAAATTTGTGGATAGCAATGATGCGAGATCTTAATGAAAGGATAACTTTTATCATCTCTAAATAAAATATTATACTTAGGGCGTAGTGATTTAATTAAATTATTCTCTAAAATGAGTGCTTCAACCTCATTGCGTGTAATTGTTGTTTCAATTTTTTTAATTTGTTTTATCATTAACTCTATTCGAGGAGAATGACTTTTACTTTGAAAATAACTTCTTACCCTATGATTTAGATTCTTTGCTTTTCCAACATACAATACTGAACCCTCATCATCAAGCATTCTATAAACACCTGGTAGATGAGGAAGATTCTTAGCAAAAGAGAGCAATTCTGGTGAATGATTCAAAAATTAATATACACCTCGTCTAATAACAGTATTTATTAACCTTCGTTTGATATAAATTAATCAAAGTAGTTCTAGTTGCTGCATCTTGAACTTGTTGCGCTAAATTCAGATTATTTTGTGCTTGAGCACAATTTTCAGTATCTTGCTTATTGTTTTGATTACTATCTGTTGTATTGGTAATATTCAAATTTACATCATCATCTTGTTCACTATTTTGTGAAGTCGCTTTTTTCTGCATCATGACAGTATCTTCATCCACAACAGTACCATAGTCATAGCCTTTGGTTGGTGGTACGTCACTATAGGTGTTAATACCTTTAGATTTCCAAACATAGACTGTTTGACCGGCTATTGAAAACTTTGATATTACCAATATTGACATAAAAATAACTACCCATCTAATTAAAGAAAATCTATACATACAATTCCTTTTCTAAGATCTAACAAATACCTTACTTGAAAGAAATATAGTTAAACCATTATTTAAATTTCTACTTCGGTTAATTATATGCTATTTTCCTTACAATTACTTAACGAAAAATTACTTATTTGATACAATCTATCGAGCTCAATTTTAGAAAGAACATGATGGAAATTTTAGAAAAAGCATATACTTTTGATGATGTCTTATTGATTCCAGCCGCCTCTGCTGTTTTGCCTAGAGAAGTACAATTAAAGACTCGTATTTCTCGGGAAGTTAGTTTAAATATACCATTAGTTTCAGCCGCCATGGATACGGTCACAGAAGCTAAACTAGCCATTTCTATGGCACAAGAAGGTGGAATTGGGATTATTCACAAAAATATGACGCCAGCCTTACAAGCAAGGTGTGTTCAAAAGGTAAAAAGACATGAAAGTGGGGTAGTAAAAGATCCAGTAACCGTTTCTCCCAATCTCTTAATTAAAGATGTAGTAGAGCTTTCCAAAAAACATAAAATATCCAGTTTACCAGTATTAGAGAATAATAAGGTAGTTGGTTTAGTAACTAATCGAGATTTACGTTTTGAAGACAGAATGGATATTCCAGTTTCCCAAATAATGACACCTCGTAATCAGTTAGTAGTAGTTGATGAAGGCACTTGTATAGAGAATGCCAAAGCTCTTATGCATCAACATAAAGTGGAAAGAGTGTTAGTAGTTAATGATAATTGGGAGTTAAAAGGTTTAATCACCGTTAAAGATATTTTAAATACAACAGCTTTTCCTAACGCCAATAAGGATAGTCAAGGAAGGTTAAGAGTGGGAGCGGCAGTAGGTGTTTCTGATGATACCGAAGAAAGAGTAGCTGGTTTGGTATCTGAGGGGGTTGATGTCATAATAGTAGATACAGCTCATGGCCATCATCAAAATATTATTGATAGAATTCAATGGATTAAAAAAACTTATCCTGATTTACAGATTGTGGGA from Neisseriaceae bacterium includes the following:
- the erpA gene encoding iron-sulfur cluster insertion protein ErpA, which gives rise to MNEEFETSSTTVEEPIVFTENCCVKVQDLIAEENNPDLKLRVFVHGGGCSGFQYGFTFDEIVNEDDFQVEKAGLTFLIDPMSYQYLLGAEIDYKESLHGSQFVIRNPNAVTTCGCGSSFSV
- the guaB gene encoding IMP dehydrogenase; translation: MEILEKAYTFDDVLLIPAASAVLPREVQLKTRISREVSLNIPLVSAAMDTVTEAKLAISMAQEGGIGIIHKNMTPALQARCVQKVKRHESGVVKDPVTVSPNLLIKDVVELSKKHKISSLPVLENNKVVGLVTNRDLRFEDRMDIPVSQIMTPRNQLVVVDEGTCIENAKALMHQHKVERVLVVNDNWELKGLITVKDILNTTAFPNANKDSQGRLRVGAAVGVSDDTEERVAGLVSEGVDVIIVDTAHGHHQNIIDRIQWIKKTYPDLQIVGGNIATGEAALDLFKAGADGVKVGIGPGSICTTRIIAGVGVPQLTAIHNVAKALKGKNIPIIADGGIRYSGDIAKALAAGADTVMLGSMFAGTDESPGEIELYQGRSYKSYRGMGSLAAMSKGSADRYFQGEAAVEKFVPEGIEGRVPYKGPIVHIIYQLLGGLRSSMGYIGCMSIEEMHNKARFVEITAAGMNESHVHDVQIIKEAPNYQVR
- a CDS encoding N-acetyl-gamma-glutamyl-phosphate reductase, which gives rise to MNPKIKVSIVGATGYTGVELLRLLANHPQVEVVNVTSRQDEGCLISEIFPSLRPFYGLRFTNPNDDELGQSDVVFFATPHTVAMSQVAKLLQRGTRVIDLSADFRLKDIAIWEEWYKVKHQATAYVDRAIYGLVELNREKIKTAQLVAVPGCYVTCVTLGLLPVLEHALLDQEANIIADCKSGVSGAGKSAKISNLFCEASDSMKAYALQGHRHYPEIQQNIALFDRDIAKKLIFVPHLIPMIRGMQATIYIKLRDNSIDLHEVFKDYYKNEKFIEVLPQGSVPETRNVRGSNICQLAVYRMYQSDCYAILSTIDNLMKGASGQAVQNMNVMFGLKESLGLNLVPLVP
- the uvrC gene encoding excinuclease ABC subunit UvrC; this translates as MLDDEGSVLYVGKAKNLNHRVRSYFQSKSHSPRIELMIKQIKKIETTITRNEVEALILENNLIKSLRPKYNILFRDDKSYPFIKISHHCYPQISYFRGNPQKPHQYFGPYPNSQCIRESIHIIQKVFKLRTCDNTTFNHRSRPCLLFQIKRCSAPCTNEISQKNYQQTVNEAVMFLNGKTDTLIQILEEKMNLCAQKLDFESAAKYRDQIFSLNKIQNNQFINSQQNHELDLDLLACISVENFICIQWISIRNGQYIGDKSFILDCTKLISEPMQRYTENFLAQHYLGKDKPDHIITNFPVSKILQDALNQEHHKKIKFSQKVIGERKKWLAMAEDNAMLAIRQKQMTTGNQKHRVEILKDLLNIERLNRIECFDISHTLGEATIASCVVYQDHAMQPSQYRRYNIKTDTQGDDYLAMYEVLIRHYQNDHSQNDKKVLPDLVLIDGGKGQISTALEVWDKLSLNIPLIGVAKGAERKAGMEELIIPEINRVIHLNPDNPALHLIQNIRDEAHRFAITGHRHKRDKNRQKSRLDKIPLIGSKRKKALLIRFGGLREIENASIEELTKVEGISKTIATKIYQYLHS
- a CDS encoding OmpA family protein is translated as MNKLMSISSVLGVIALSLSACVSVGNGQTRMHKSALYGLTSATTCAIIGATSAPDGKSNQYATNAGVFCGVIGAIAGSVAENNASRLQEDIRVLDSKITVTFGSNNSYVLVSMPEYLVMSDSITLNSNIYPVLQRVGKYLQDNPMIQPEIYGYVNTAADQSQNLLIARQEAQSVANYLRNYTTNVKPPIVYPKGSNDNAQQHGNRVEILLKK
- a CDS encoding anthranilate synthase component I; the encoded protein is MITIKEFEQKKQEGYTHIPLVCELLADLDTPLSVYLKLANQPFSYLLESAVHVERFGRYSFIGLPCDSYIKVHDYTIDIYEKHNIIETYQANPLDFIDEYFKRFKTPEIEGLDRFKGGLVGYFSYEINQYFEKKLSNNPLPKLIDIPDIFLLISKEIAIVDNFLGKIYLIVYVDVNETNAYFKGRERLEELRAKLRQNVVLPLSLGCPGSEIQYEMTEEEYQNCIDVIQNYIYAGDCMQVVPSRRIYLDYKDTAISLYRSLRTLNPSPFLIYYNFDDFNIVGSSPELLVRKSNNTATVRPLAGTRKRGRTLEEDLKNEEDLLSDEKEIAEHVMLIDLGRNDLGKISTTGSVKVTEKMVIERYSHVMHIVSNVEGECRDDISLMQILAATFPAGTLSGTPKIRAMEIIQELEPSKRGVYGGALGYISFSGDMDLAIGIRTAVIKNEKVYIQVGAGIVADSDREMELQETQNKSMALLKAVQMVQQGLDK
- a CDS encoding biotin--[acetyl-CoA-carboxylase] ligase, producing MSNSPNYPFVGMISLLHKNKLWYFVELEKILRLSRNEFLAQIKIIQQLFPEQIQVNSDSIKLLQPIALFTQDDFREFNQTHRLQVEVVDTCLSTNNLLINRVRNNSKIVNYQTIVANEQLEGRGRQGHHWKSSIGNSLILSLAWPVSFLQDVQTIPLVIAVAIGRALQSFNIKAQIKWPNDIVIGYQKLAGILVESIKYQTNKILIIGIGMNFNSIDTDGDDYISVLQLNPYVNPIQLLTILLDEVERALVVYLENGFKSFQNEFNQWHRDIGKIVRITFKKEIILEGIVQEVASDGTLTIVDLKNQRHQVATSDFSLQVLNT